In Pongo abelii isolate AG06213 chromosome 5, NHGRI_mPonAbe1-v2.0_pri, whole genome shotgun sequence, a single genomic region encodes these proteins:
- the RGL2 gene encoding ral guanine nucleotide dissociation stimulator-like 2 isoform X2 encodes MLPRPLRLLLDTSPPGGVVLSSFRSRDPEEGGGPGGLVVGGGQEEEEEEEEERPGSHDSGTWRRDPRAPVSVWDEEEDGAVFTVTSRQYRPLDPLVPMPPPRSSRRLRAGTLEALVRHLLDTRTSGTDVTFMSAFLATHRAFTSTPALLGLMADRLEALESHPTDELERTTEVAISVLSTWLASHPEDFGSEAKGQLDRLESFLLQTGYAAGKGVGGGSADLIRNLRSRVDPQAPDLPKPLALPGDPPADPTDVLVFLADHLAEQLTLLDAELFLNLIPSQCLGGLWGHRDRPGHSHLCPSVRATVTQFNKVAGAVVSSVLGATSTGEGPGEVTIRPLRPPQRARLLEKWIRVAEECRLLRNFSSVYAVVSALQSSPIHRLRAAWGEATRDSLRVFSSLCQIFSEEDNYSQSRELLVQEVKLQSPLEPHSKKAPRSGSRGGGVVPYLGTFLKDLVMLDAASKDELENGYINFDKRRKEFAVLSELRRLQNECRGYNLQPDHDIQRWLQGLRPLTEAQSHRVSCEVEPPGSSDPPAPRVLRPTLVISQWTEVLGSVGVPTPLVSCDRPSIGGDEAPTTPAPLLTRLAQHMKWPSVSSLDSALESSPSLHSPADPSHLSPPASSPRPSRGHRRSASCGSPLSGGAEEASGGTGYGGGGSGPGASDCRIIRVQMELGEDGSVYKSILVTSQDKAPSVISRVLKKNNRDSAVASEYELVQLLPGERELTIPASANVFYAMDGASHDFLLRQRRRSSTATPGVTSGPSASGTPPSEGGGGSFPRIKATGRKIARALF; translated from the exons ATGCTCCCGCGGCCCCTGCGGCTGCTTTTGGACACGAGCCCCCCCGGGGGAGTCGTACTGAGCAGCTTCCGAAGCCGGGACCCCGAAGAGGGTGGGGGCCCAGGTGGCCTGGTCGTGGGCGgggggcaggaggaagaggaggaggaagaagaagag AGGCCCGGAAGCCACGATTCTGGGACCTGGAGGAGAGATCCCAGG GCCCCTGTGTCCGTCTgggatgaggaggaggatggTGCCGTGTTTACTGTCACAAGCCGCCAATATCGACCTCTTGATCCCTTG GTCCCTATGCCTCCCCCACGTTCCTCCCGACGTCTCCGAGCTGGCACTCTGGAGGCCCTGGTCAGACACCTACTGGATACCCGGACATCAGGGACTGATGTGACCTTCATGTCAGCCTTCCTGGCCACCCACCGGGCCTTCACCTCCACGCCTGCCTTGCTAGGGCTTATGGCTGACAG GCTGGAAGCCCTTGAATCTCATCCTACCGACGAACTAGAGaggacaacaga GGTAGCCATCTCTGTACTGTCAACCTGGCTGGCCTCTCACCCTGAGGATTTTGGCTCTGAGGCCAAGGGTCAGCTTGACCGGCTTGAGAGCTTCTTACTTCAGACAGGGTATGCAGCAGGGAAGGGTGTTGGGGGGGGCAGCGCTGACCTCATCCGCAACCTCCGGTCCCGGGTGGACCCCCAGGCCCCCGACCTTCCTAAGCCCCTGGCCCTCCCCGGCGATCCCCCTGCTGACCCCACGGATGTCCTGGTGTTCCTCGCTGACCACTTGGCCGAACAGCTGACCCTGCTAGATGCG GAGCTTTTTCTCAATTTGATCCCCTCTCAGTGCCTGGGAGGCCTGTGGGGTCACAGAGACCGGCCAGGACATTCTCACCTCTGTCCATCTGTCCGAGCTACTGTCACACAGTTCAACAAGGTGGCAGGGGCAGTGGTTAGTTCTGTCCTGGGGGCTACTTCCACTGGAGAGGGACCTGGGGAGGTGACCATACGGCCACTCCGTCCCCCTCAGAGGGCCCGGCTCCTGGAGAAGTGGATCCGCGTGGCAGAG GAGTGCCGGCTGCTCCGAAACTTCTCTTCAGTTTATGCCGTGGTGTCAGCCCTGCAGTCCAGCCCCATCCACAGGCTTCGGGCAGCCTGGGGGGAAGCAACCAG gGACAGCCTCAGAGTCTTTTCCAGTCTCTGCCAGATTTTCTCCGAGGAGGATAATTATTCCCAGAGTCGGGAGCTGCTCGTGCAG gaggTGAAGCTGCAGTCTCCTCTGGAGCCACACTCCAAGAAGGCCCCGAGGTCTGGCTCCCGGGGTGGG GGTGTGGTCCCATACCTTGGCACCTTCCTGAAGGACCTTGTGATGCTGGATGCAGCCTCCAAGGATGAGTTGGAG AATGGATACATCAATTTTGACAAGCGGAGGAAG GAGTTTGCAGTCCTTTCTGAGTTGCGACGGCTCCAGAATGAATGTCGTGGCTATAACCTCCAACCTGACCATGATATCCAGAGGTGGCTACAGGGGCTCCGGCCACTGACAGAGGCTCAGAG CCATCGTGTATCCTGTGAGGTGGAGCCACCTGGTTCCAGTGACCCTCCTGCCCCACGGGTGCTTCGGCCAACACTGGTCATCTCGCAGTGGACAGA GGTTCTGGGCTCTGTTGGGGTCCCTACCCCACTTGTGTCCTGTGACCGGCCCAGTATCGGGGGAGATGAGGCGCCTACAACTCCTGCTCCTCTGCTGACTCGGCTGGCCCAG CACATGAAGTGGCCATCTGTCTCGTCACTAGACTCTGCCCTGGAAAGCAGTCCATCCCTGCACAGTCCAGCTGACCCCAGCCACCTCTCCCCACCAGCCTCCTCCCCTAGGCCTTCTCGAGGTCACCGCCGCTCAGCCTCCTGTGGCTCCCCGCTGAGTGGGGGTGCAGAAGAGGCCTCCGGGGGGACTGGATATGGGGGAGGGGGATCTGGGCCAGGGGCCTCTGATTGCCGCATCATCCGAGTCCAGATGGAGCTGGGGGAAGATGGCAGTGTCTATAAGAGCATTTTG GTGACAAGCCAGGACAAGGCTCCAAGTGTCATCAGTCGTGTCCTTAAGAAAAACAATCGTGACTCTGCAGTGGCTTCAGAGTATGAGCTGGTACAGCTGCTACCAGGGGAGCGAG AGCTGACTATCCCAGCCTCGGCTAACGTATTCTACGCCATGGATGGAGCTTCACATGATTTCCTCCTGCGGCAGCGGCGAAGGTCCTCTACTGCTACACCTGGCGTCACCAGTGGCCCGTCTGCCTCAGGAACTCCTCCgagtgagggaggagggggctCCTTTCCCAGGATCAAGGCCACAGGGAGGAAGATTGCACGGGCACTGTTCTGA
- the RGL2 gene encoding ral guanine nucleotide dissociation stimulator-like 2 isoform X3: MLPRPLRLLLDTSPPGGVVLSSFRSRDPEEGGGPGGLVVGGGQEEEEEEEEEAPVSVWDEEEDGAVFTVTSRQYRPLDPLVPMPPPRSSRRLRAGTLEALVRHLLDTRTSGTDVTFMSAFLATHRAFTSTPALLGLMADRLEALESHPTDELERTTEVAISVLSTWLASHPEDFGSEAKGQLDRLESFLLQTGYAAGKGVGGGSADLIRNLRSRVDPQAPDLPKPLALPGDPPADPTDVLVFLADHLAEQLTLLDAELFLNLIPSQCLGGLWGHRDRPGHSHLCPSVRATVTQFNKVAGAVVSSVLGATSTGEGPGEVTIRPLRPPQRARLLEKWIRVAEECRLLRNFSSVYAVVSALQSSPIHRLRAAWGEATRDSLRVFSSLCQIFSEEDNYSQSRELLVQEVKLQSPLEPHSKKAPRSGSRGGGVVPYLGTFLKDLVMLDAASKDELENGYINFDKRRKEFAVLSELRRLQNECRGYNLQPDHDIQRWLQGLRPLTEAQSHRVSCEVEPPGSSDPPAPRVLRPTLVISQWTEVLGSVGVPTPLVSCDRPSIGGDEAPTTPAPLLTRLAQHMKWPSVSSLDSALESSPSLHSPADPSHLSPPASSPRPSRGHRRSASCGSPLSGGAEEASGGTGYGGGGSGPGASDCRIIRVQMELGEDGSVYKSILVTSQDKAPSVISRVLKKNNRDSAVASEYELVQLLPGERELTIPASANVFYAMDGASHDFLLRQRRRSSTATPGVTSGPSASGTPPSEGGGGSFPRIKATGRKIARALF, translated from the exons ATGCTCCCGCGGCCCCTGCGGCTGCTTTTGGACACGAGCCCCCCCGGGGGAGTCGTACTGAGCAGCTTCCGAAGCCGGGACCCCGAAGAGGGTGGGGGCCCAGGTGGCCTGGTCGTGGGCGgggggcaggaggaagaggaggaggaagaagaagag GCCCCTGTGTCCGTCTgggatgaggaggaggatggTGCCGTGTTTACTGTCACAAGCCGCCAATATCGACCTCTTGATCCCTTG GTCCCTATGCCTCCCCCACGTTCCTCCCGACGTCTCCGAGCTGGCACTCTGGAGGCCCTGGTCAGACACCTACTGGATACCCGGACATCAGGGACTGATGTGACCTTCATGTCAGCCTTCCTGGCCACCCACCGGGCCTTCACCTCCACGCCTGCCTTGCTAGGGCTTATGGCTGACAG GCTGGAAGCCCTTGAATCTCATCCTACCGACGAACTAGAGaggacaacaga GGTAGCCATCTCTGTACTGTCAACCTGGCTGGCCTCTCACCCTGAGGATTTTGGCTCTGAGGCCAAGGGTCAGCTTGACCGGCTTGAGAGCTTCTTACTTCAGACAGGGTATGCAGCAGGGAAGGGTGTTGGGGGGGGCAGCGCTGACCTCATCCGCAACCTCCGGTCCCGGGTGGACCCCCAGGCCCCCGACCTTCCTAAGCCCCTGGCCCTCCCCGGCGATCCCCCTGCTGACCCCACGGATGTCCTGGTGTTCCTCGCTGACCACTTGGCCGAACAGCTGACCCTGCTAGATGCG GAGCTTTTTCTCAATTTGATCCCCTCTCAGTGCCTGGGAGGCCTGTGGGGTCACAGAGACCGGCCAGGACATTCTCACCTCTGTCCATCTGTCCGAGCTACTGTCACACAGTTCAACAAGGTGGCAGGGGCAGTGGTTAGTTCTGTCCTGGGGGCTACTTCCACTGGAGAGGGACCTGGGGAGGTGACCATACGGCCACTCCGTCCCCCTCAGAGGGCCCGGCTCCTGGAGAAGTGGATCCGCGTGGCAGAG GAGTGCCGGCTGCTCCGAAACTTCTCTTCAGTTTATGCCGTGGTGTCAGCCCTGCAGTCCAGCCCCATCCACAGGCTTCGGGCAGCCTGGGGGGAAGCAACCAG gGACAGCCTCAGAGTCTTTTCCAGTCTCTGCCAGATTTTCTCCGAGGAGGATAATTATTCCCAGAGTCGGGAGCTGCTCGTGCAG gaggTGAAGCTGCAGTCTCCTCTGGAGCCACACTCCAAGAAGGCCCCGAGGTCTGGCTCCCGGGGTGGG GGTGTGGTCCCATACCTTGGCACCTTCCTGAAGGACCTTGTGATGCTGGATGCAGCCTCCAAGGATGAGTTGGAG AATGGATACATCAATTTTGACAAGCGGAGGAAG GAGTTTGCAGTCCTTTCTGAGTTGCGACGGCTCCAGAATGAATGTCGTGGCTATAACCTCCAACCTGACCATGATATCCAGAGGTGGCTACAGGGGCTCCGGCCACTGACAGAGGCTCAGAG CCATCGTGTATCCTGTGAGGTGGAGCCACCTGGTTCCAGTGACCCTCCTGCCCCACGGGTGCTTCGGCCAACACTGGTCATCTCGCAGTGGACAGA GGTTCTGGGCTCTGTTGGGGTCCCTACCCCACTTGTGTCCTGTGACCGGCCCAGTATCGGGGGAGATGAGGCGCCTACAACTCCTGCTCCTCTGCTGACTCGGCTGGCCCAG CACATGAAGTGGCCATCTGTCTCGTCACTAGACTCTGCCCTGGAAAGCAGTCCATCCCTGCACAGTCCAGCTGACCCCAGCCACCTCTCCCCACCAGCCTCCTCCCCTAGGCCTTCTCGAGGTCACCGCCGCTCAGCCTCCTGTGGCTCCCCGCTGAGTGGGGGTGCAGAAGAGGCCTCCGGGGGGACTGGATATGGGGGAGGGGGATCTGGGCCAGGGGCCTCTGATTGCCGCATCATCCGAGTCCAGATGGAGCTGGGGGAAGATGGCAGTGTCTATAAGAGCATTTTG GTGACAAGCCAGGACAAGGCTCCAAGTGTCATCAGTCGTGTCCTTAAGAAAAACAATCGTGACTCTGCAGTGGCTTCAGAGTATGAGCTGGTACAGCTGCTACCAGGGGAGCGAG AGCTGACTATCCCAGCCTCGGCTAACGTATTCTACGCCATGGATGGAGCTTCACATGATTTCCTCCTGCGGCAGCGGCGAAGGTCCTCTACTGCTACACCTGGCGTCACCAGTGGCCCGTCTGCCTCAGGAACTCCTCCgagtgagggaggagggggctCCTTTCCCAGGATCAAGGCCACAGGGAGGAAGATTGCACGGGCACTGTTCTGA
- the RGL2 gene encoding ral guanine nucleotide dissociation stimulator-like 2 isoform X1, with translation MVVARSRISGLRRGQSLDLGPRGPKLLGPDPSPFDSTGALRRLGWGCLGPSRGDLGSPAPPTLPRTRWYYALPPQAPVSVWDEEEDGAVFTVTSRQYRPLDPLVPMPPPRSSRRLRAGTLEALVRHLLDTRTSGTDVTFMSAFLATHRAFTSTPALLGLMADRLEALESHPTDELERTTEVAISVLSTWLASHPEDFGSEAKGQLDRLESFLLQTGYAAGKGVGGGSADLIRNLRSRVDPQAPDLPKPLALPGDPPADPTDVLVFLADHLAEQLTLLDAELFLNLIPSQCLGGLWGHRDRPGHSHLCPSVRATVTQFNKVAGAVVSSVLGATSTGEGPGEVTIRPLRPPQRARLLEKWIRVAEECRLLRNFSSVYAVVSALQSSPIHRLRAAWGEATRDSLRVFSSLCQIFSEEDNYSQSRELLVQEVKLQSPLEPHSKKAPRSGSRGGGVVPYLGTFLKDLVMLDAASKDELENGYINFDKRRKEFAVLSELRRLQNECRGYNLQPDHDIQRWLQGLRPLTEAQSHRVSCEVEPPGSSDPPAPRVLRPTLVISQWTEVLGSVGVPTPLVSCDRPSIGGDEAPTTPAPLLTRLAQHMKWPSVSSLDSALESSPSLHSPADPSHLSPPASSPRPSRGHRRSASCGSPLSGGAEEASGGTGYGGGGSGPGASDCRIIRVQMELGEDGSVYKSILVTSQDKAPSVISRVLKKNNRDSAVASEYELVQLLPGERELTIPASANVFYAMDGASHDFLLRQRRRSSTATPGVTSGPSASGTPPSEGGGGSFPRIKATGRKIARALF, from the exons ATGGTGGTGGCCAGGAGCAGGATTTCGGGCCTCAGGAGGGGCCAGAGTTTGGATTTGGGGCCCCGAGGTCCTAAACTCCTAGGTCCAGATCCTAG CCCCTTCGACTCCACCGGGGCCCTGAGGCGGCTGGGGTGGGGCTGTCTGGGCCCCAGTAGGGGAGACCTGGGGTCACCAGCTCCCCCAACCCTTCCTCGCACTCGCTGGTACTATGCCCTGCCACCACAG GCCCCTGTGTCCGTCTgggatgaggaggaggatggTGCCGTGTTTACTGTCACAAGCCGCCAATATCGACCTCTTGATCCCTTG GTCCCTATGCCTCCCCCACGTTCCTCCCGACGTCTCCGAGCTGGCACTCTGGAGGCCCTGGTCAGACACCTACTGGATACCCGGACATCAGGGACTGATGTGACCTTCATGTCAGCCTTCCTGGCCACCCACCGGGCCTTCACCTCCACGCCTGCCTTGCTAGGGCTTATGGCTGACAG GCTGGAAGCCCTTGAATCTCATCCTACCGACGAACTAGAGaggacaacaga GGTAGCCATCTCTGTACTGTCAACCTGGCTGGCCTCTCACCCTGAGGATTTTGGCTCTGAGGCCAAGGGTCAGCTTGACCGGCTTGAGAGCTTCTTACTTCAGACAGGGTATGCAGCAGGGAAGGGTGTTGGGGGGGGCAGCGCTGACCTCATCCGCAACCTCCGGTCCCGGGTGGACCCCCAGGCCCCCGACCTTCCTAAGCCCCTGGCCCTCCCCGGCGATCCCCCTGCTGACCCCACGGATGTCCTGGTGTTCCTCGCTGACCACTTGGCCGAACAGCTGACCCTGCTAGATGCG GAGCTTTTTCTCAATTTGATCCCCTCTCAGTGCCTGGGAGGCCTGTGGGGTCACAGAGACCGGCCAGGACATTCTCACCTCTGTCCATCTGTCCGAGCTACTGTCACACAGTTCAACAAGGTGGCAGGGGCAGTGGTTAGTTCTGTCCTGGGGGCTACTTCCACTGGAGAGGGACCTGGGGAGGTGACCATACGGCCACTCCGTCCCCCTCAGAGGGCCCGGCTCCTGGAGAAGTGGATCCGCGTGGCAGAG GAGTGCCGGCTGCTCCGAAACTTCTCTTCAGTTTATGCCGTGGTGTCAGCCCTGCAGTCCAGCCCCATCCACAGGCTTCGGGCAGCCTGGGGGGAAGCAACCAG gGACAGCCTCAGAGTCTTTTCCAGTCTCTGCCAGATTTTCTCCGAGGAGGATAATTATTCCCAGAGTCGGGAGCTGCTCGTGCAG gaggTGAAGCTGCAGTCTCCTCTGGAGCCACACTCCAAGAAGGCCCCGAGGTCTGGCTCCCGGGGTGGG GGTGTGGTCCCATACCTTGGCACCTTCCTGAAGGACCTTGTGATGCTGGATGCAGCCTCCAAGGATGAGTTGGAG AATGGATACATCAATTTTGACAAGCGGAGGAAG GAGTTTGCAGTCCTTTCTGAGTTGCGACGGCTCCAGAATGAATGTCGTGGCTATAACCTCCAACCTGACCATGATATCCAGAGGTGGCTACAGGGGCTCCGGCCACTGACAGAGGCTCAGAG CCATCGTGTATCCTGTGAGGTGGAGCCACCTGGTTCCAGTGACCCTCCTGCCCCACGGGTGCTTCGGCCAACACTGGTCATCTCGCAGTGGACAGA GGTTCTGGGCTCTGTTGGGGTCCCTACCCCACTTGTGTCCTGTGACCGGCCCAGTATCGGGGGAGATGAGGCGCCTACAACTCCTGCTCCTCTGCTGACTCGGCTGGCCCAG CACATGAAGTGGCCATCTGTCTCGTCACTAGACTCTGCCCTGGAAAGCAGTCCATCCCTGCACAGTCCAGCTGACCCCAGCCACCTCTCCCCACCAGCCTCCTCCCCTAGGCCTTCTCGAGGTCACCGCCGCTCAGCCTCCTGTGGCTCCCCGCTGAGTGGGGGTGCAGAAGAGGCCTCCGGGGGGACTGGATATGGGGGAGGGGGATCTGGGCCAGGGGCCTCTGATTGCCGCATCATCCGAGTCCAGATGGAGCTGGGGGAAGATGGCAGTGTCTATAAGAGCATTTTG GTGACAAGCCAGGACAAGGCTCCAAGTGTCATCAGTCGTGTCCTTAAGAAAAACAATCGTGACTCTGCAGTGGCTTCAGAGTATGAGCTGGTACAGCTGCTACCAGGGGAGCGAG AGCTGACTATCCCAGCCTCGGCTAACGTATTCTACGCCATGGATGGAGCTTCACATGATTTCCTCCTGCGGCAGCGGCGAAGGTCCTCTACTGCTACACCTGGCGTCACCAGTGGCCCGTCTGCCTCAGGAACTCCTCCgagtgagggaggagggggctCCTTTCCCAGGATCAAGGCCACAGGGAGGAAGATTGCACGGGCACTGTTCTGA
- the RGL2 gene encoding ral guanine nucleotide dissociation stimulator-like 2 isoform X4, producing the protein MPPPRSSRRLRAGTLEALVRHLLDTRTSGTDVTFMSAFLATHRAFTSTPALLGLMADRLEALESHPTDELERTTEVAISVLSTWLASHPEDFGSEAKGQLDRLESFLLQTGYAAGKGVGGGSADLIRNLRSRVDPQAPDLPKPLALPGDPPADPTDVLVFLADHLAEQLTLLDAELFLNLIPSQCLGGLWGHRDRPGHSHLCPSVRATVTQFNKVAGAVVSSVLGATSTGEGPGEVTIRPLRPPQRARLLEKWIRVAEECRLLRNFSSVYAVVSALQSSPIHRLRAAWGEATRDSLRVFSSLCQIFSEEDNYSQSRELLVQEVKLQSPLEPHSKKAPRSGSRGGGVVPYLGTFLKDLVMLDAASKDELENGYINFDKRRKEFAVLSELRRLQNECRGYNLQPDHDIQRWLQGLRPLTEAQSHRVSCEVEPPGSSDPPAPRVLRPTLVISQWTEVLGSVGVPTPLVSCDRPSIGGDEAPTTPAPLLTRLAQHMKWPSVSSLDSALESSPSLHSPADPSHLSPPASSPRPSRGHRRSASCGSPLSGGAEEASGGTGYGGGGSGPGASDCRIIRVQMELGEDGSVYKSILVTSQDKAPSVISRVLKKNNRDSAVASEYELVQLLPGERELTIPASANVFYAMDGASHDFLLRQRRRSSTATPGVTSGPSASGTPPSEGGGGSFPRIKATGRKIARALF; encoded by the exons ATGCCTCCCCCACGTTCCTCCCGACGTCTCCGAGCTGGCACTCTGGAGGCCCTGGTCAGACACCTACTGGATACCCGGACATCAGGGACTGATGTGACCTTCATGTCAGCCTTCCTGGCCACCCACCGGGCCTTCACCTCCACGCCTGCCTTGCTAGGGCTTATGGCTGACAG GCTGGAAGCCCTTGAATCTCATCCTACCGACGAACTAGAGaggacaacaga GGTAGCCATCTCTGTACTGTCAACCTGGCTGGCCTCTCACCCTGAGGATTTTGGCTCTGAGGCCAAGGGTCAGCTTGACCGGCTTGAGAGCTTCTTACTTCAGACAGGGTATGCAGCAGGGAAGGGTGTTGGGGGGGGCAGCGCTGACCTCATCCGCAACCTCCGGTCCCGGGTGGACCCCCAGGCCCCCGACCTTCCTAAGCCCCTGGCCCTCCCCGGCGATCCCCCTGCTGACCCCACGGATGTCCTGGTGTTCCTCGCTGACCACTTGGCCGAACAGCTGACCCTGCTAGATGCG GAGCTTTTTCTCAATTTGATCCCCTCTCAGTGCCTGGGAGGCCTGTGGGGTCACAGAGACCGGCCAGGACATTCTCACCTCTGTCCATCTGTCCGAGCTACTGTCACACAGTTCAACAAGGTGGCAGGGGCAGTGGTTAGTTCTGTCCTGGGGGCTACTTCCACTGGAGAGGGACCTGGGGAGGTGACCATACGGCCACTCCGTCCCCCTCAGAGGGCCCGGCTCCTGGAGAAGTGGATCCGCGTGGCAGAG GAGTGCCGGCTGCTCCGAAACTTCTCTTCAGTTTATGCCGTGGTGTCAGCCCTGCAGTCCAGCCCCATCCACAGGCTTCGGGCAGCCTGGGGGGAAGCAACCAG gGACAGCCTCAGAGTCTTTTCCAGTCTCTGCCAGATTTTCTCCGAGGAGGATAATTATTCCCAGAGTCGGGAGCTGCTCGTGCAG gaggTGAAGCTGCAGTCTCCTCTGGAGCCACACTCCAAGAAGGCCCCGAGGTCTGGCTCCCGGGGTGGG GGTGTGGTCCCATACCTTGGCACCTTCCTGAAGGACCTTGTGATGCTGGATGCAGCCTCCAAGGATGAGTTGGAG AATGGATACATCAATTTTGACAAGCGGAGGAAG GAGTTTGCAGTCCTTTCTGAGTTGCGACGGCTCCAGAATGAATGTCGTGGCTATAACCTCCAACCTGACCATGATATCCAGAGGTGGCTACAGGGGCTCCGGCCACTGACAGAGGCTCAGAG CCATCGTGTATCCTGTGAGGTGGAGCCACCTGGTTCCAGTGACCCTCCTGCCCCACGGGTGCTTCGGCCAACACTGGTCATCTCGCAGTGGACAGA GGTTCTGGGCTCTGTTGGGGTCCCTACCCCACTTGTGTCCTGTGACCGGCCCAGTATCGGGGGAGATGAGGCGCCTACAACTCCTGCTCCTCTGCTGACTCGGCTGGCCCAG CACATGAAGTGGCCATCTGTCTCGTCACTAGACTCTGCCCTGGAAAGCAGTCCATCCCTGCACAGTCCAGCTGACCCCAGCCACCTCTCCCCACCAGCCTCCTCCCCTAGGCCTTCTCGAGGTCACCGCCGCTCAGCCTCCTGTGGCTCCCCGCTGAGTGGGGGTGCAGAAGAGGCCTCCGGGGGGACTGGATATGGGGGAGGGGGATCTGGGCCAGGGGCCTCTGATTGCCGCATCATCCGAGTCCAGATGGAGCTGGGGGAAGATGGCAGTGTCTATAAGAGCATTTTG GTGACAAGCCAGGACAAGGCTCCAAGTGTCATCAGTCGTGTCCTTAAGAAAAACAATCGTGACTCTGCAGTGGCTTCAGAGTATGAGCTGGTACAGCTGCTACCAGGGGAGCGAG AGCTGACTATCCCAGCCTCGGCTAACGTATTCTACGCCATGGATGGAGCTTCACATGATTTCCTCCTGCGGCAGCGGCGAAGGTCCTCTACTGCTACACCTGGCGTCACCAGTGGCCCGTCTGCCTCAGGAACTCCTCCgagtgagggaggagggggctCCTTTCCCAGGATCAAGGCCACAGGGAGGAAGATTGCACGGGCACTGTTCTGA